Proteins found in one Oryza glaberrima chromosome 4, OglaRS2, whole genome shotgun sequence genomic segment:
- the LOC127771306 gene encoding transcription factor MYB41-like produces MGKSPCCCHDAGVKKGPWTEEEDRALVEHIKKQGGHVGSWRGLPRAAGLNRCGKSCRLRWTNYLRPDIRRGNFSDDEERLIIRLHAALGNKWSTIATHLDGRTDNEIKNYWNTHIKKKLLRMGIDPVTHQRLPPDLLADGGGLGAASPLLSPPGPAAAAALQPLLSAVASLGSLDTALRQFQLLQHLLNSITSSSSDVAATAGLMATNLAATNTMVNSSSNVASFQEQMNALAHANYQPGYLRDVVPSFPGQDMAPQLNSTSSTPSTAPVLRSSAEPADQCCNDAALVPGTYPREVAASVDHWKVQDFPSLEPLELPNLPTLESDLDPFWKEILESSFRS; encoded by the exons ATGGGGAAGTCGCCGTGCTGCTGCCACGACGCCGGGGTGAAGAAAGGGCCgtggacggaggaggaggacagggCGCTGGTGGAGCACATCAAGAAGCAGGGCGGGCACGTCGGAAGCTGGCGCGGCCTTCCCCGGGCGGCGGGGCTCAACCGCTGCGGCAAgagctgccgcctccgctgGACCAACTACCTCCGCCCCGACATCCGCCGCGGCAACTtctccgacgacgaggagcgccTCATCATCCGCCTGCACGCCGCCCTCGGCAACAA gtggTCGACGATCGCGACGCACCTGGACGGGAGGACggacaacgagatcaagaactacTGGAACACGCACATCAAGAAGAAGCTGCTGCGAATGGGCATCGACCCCGTCACCCACCAGCGCCTGCCACccgacctcctcgccgacggcggcggcctcggcgccgcctcccctctcctctcgccgccggggccggcggcggcggcggcgctccagcCTCTCCTCTCGGCGGTGGCGAGCCTCGGGAGCCTCGACACCGCGCTGAGGCAGTTCCAGCTGCTGCAGCACCTGCTGAATTCCATCACCTCCTCTAGCAGCGACGTCGCTGCGACTGCTGGTCTCATGGCCACCAACCTAGCTGCAACAAACACCATGGTGAACTCGAGCAGCAACGTCGCAAGCTTCCAGGAGCAGATGAACGCATTGGCACATGCAAACTACCAGCCAGGTTATCTCCGTGATGTCGTCCCAAGCTTTCCAGGGCAAGACATGGCGCCGCAACTGAACAGTACTAGCAGTACACCTAGTACGGCTCCAGTGCTCAGATCAAGCGCTGAACCGGCTGATCAGTGCTGCAACGATGCTGCATTGGTGCCTGGAACTTATCCACGGGAAGTGGCAGCATCTGTTGATCACTGGAAGGTGCAGGATTTTCCCAGCTTGGAGCCCCTGGAGCTACCAAATCTACCAACTCTGGAGAGTGATCTTGATCCGTTCTGGAAAGAGATACTAGAAAGCAGCTTCCGTTCATAA
- the LOC127771400 gene encoding norbelladine synthase-like has product MRGSQSHELETDVPASELWKIYGTLRAAELLPELLPHILAKVELVTGDGGVGTIVRLTFPPGIPGLQSYKEKFIKVDNKNYVKEAEAVEGDILKLGFLSYMIRFEIIRKGANTSVIRSTIEYEIGDEHPELQAMVSTASLAATAEKFAEYIKTQKVAQANT; this is encoded by the exons ATGAGAGGAAGCCAGAGCCACGAGCTGGAGACCGACGTCCCGGCGTCCGAGCTGTGGAAGATCTACGGCAcgctccgcgccgccgagctGCTGCCCGAGCTGCTCCCCCACATCCTCGCCAAGGTCGAGCtcgtcaccggcgacggcggcgtcggcaccATCGTGCGACTGACTTTTCCTCCAG GAATTCCTGGATTGCAAAGCTACAAGGAGAAATTCATCAAAGTTGACAACAAGAATTACGTTAAGGAGGCAGAGGCGGTGGAAGGCGACATCCTGAAGCTGGGCTTCCTCTCGTACATGATCCGGTTCGAGATCATTCGGAAAGGGGCCAACACTTCGGTTATAAGATCGACTATCGAGTATGAGATCGGTGATGAGCATCCAGAGCTCCAAGCCATGGTTAGTACCGCATCATTGGCTGCGACCGCTGAAAAATTTGCAGAGTATATCAAGACGCAGAAAGTAGCTCAGGCCAACACCTGA
- the LOC127772347 gene encoding norbelladine synthase-like: MKGSVCHELETGLPAAEVWEVYGGFLVAQLLPQLVPEVFSKVELVEGDGGVGSVLHVVFAPGAHRGEFMKEKFIKIDNENYIKEAEVIEGGFLDQGFKKYVVRIEIIGKTDNSSVLRSTIEFEAEDASKASSVSTGGLAAIAEAVTKYMREQRSSAEPEQVPRQTSDEETF; the protein is encoded by the exons ATGAAAGGGAGCGTCTGCCACGAGCTGGAGACTGGGCTCCCCGCTGCCGAGGTGTGGGAGGTCTATGGCGGCTTCCTTGTTGCGCAGCTGCTCCCTCAGCTGGTTCCTGAAGTATTTTCCAAGGTTGAGCTCGTTGAGGGAGACGGTGGCGTTGGGTCTGTCCTGCATGTCGTCTTCGCTCCTG GGGCACATAGGGGAGAATTCATGAAAGAAAAGTTCATCAAGATTGACAATGAGAACTACATCAAGGAGGCAGAAGTAATAGAAGGTGGTTTTCTAGATCAAGGCTTTAAGAAATATGTCGTGCGAATAGAGATCATCGGAAAAACAGACAACTCTTCTGTACTACGATCGACCATTGAATTCGAAGCTGAGGACGCAAGCAAGGCATCCTCTGTCAGCACCGGTGGTTTAGCTGCTATTGCTGAGGCCGTCACGAAGTATATGAGGGAGCAGAGGAGCAGCGCCGAGCCTGAACAGGTTCCAAGGCAGACTTCAGATGAAGAGACCTTCTAG
- the LOC127771792 gene encoding uncharacterized protein LOC127771792 isoform X1 has product MPRKSSRGKGGPRPGPKPASQNPNPVSEIPHDGGGGEAVDAAAEAVGRLDVSACPTAEDAPVELPPSSQPPLEASSSGRDELGGSLEEEAVRKLQELVGFGGEEVELTEEEAAANDQRQEDEIFALEAIFGDNVVIFNKKGGQRSFQVHVYIEIPDGIDVSARLGYGSGSLKYGAGHDTDASDNLVYKFRVEHLPPILLTCLLPSPYPSHQPPLFTISAEWMNKMMVSSLCQMLDTVWEEQKGVEVTYQWAQWLQSSSLSHLGFASEIVLSSDSAYDHECGDKRALSHNAAPDVIIPRMMRWNDDKCHEAFLRAIHDCMICFSEFPGTDFVKLPCHHFFCLKCMQTYCKMHVKEGTVVKLLCPDTKCGVVVPPNILKRLLGEEEFERWEGLLLRRTLDSMSDVVYCPRCETACLEDGDNEAVCSSCLFSFCTLCRDRRHVGDKCMSPEEKLLILEKRQEAGKLQGDQHKFLEELRSIKAIMKDSKMCPRCKMAIHKIEGCNKMSCSNCGQYFCYQCNSAIEGYEHFRGSCKLFPQEELDRWNMQMNPRVQRQNVAQVQAEMFRQFAHPCPTCRQPCPKMGNNNHVFCWACQKHFCALCRKTVHKTSQHFGPKGCKQHTADP; this is encoded by the exons ATGCCTCGGAAGTCGTCCAGGGGGAAGGGAGGCCCAAGGCCCGGCCCGAAGCCCGCCtctcaaaaccctaaccccgTCTCCGAGATCccccacgacggcggcggcggcgaggccgtcgacgccgccgccgaggccgtaGGGCGCCTCGACGTCTCCGCCTGCCCCACCGCCGAGGATGCTCCGGTGGAGCTTCCGCCGTCGTCTCAGCCGCCGCTGGAAGCTTCTTCATCTGGGAGGGATGAATTGGGTGGGAGCCTTGAGGAGGAGGCTGTAAGGAAGCTGCAGGAGCTGGTCGGGTttggtggggaggaggtggagctgaccgaggaggaggcggccgcaaATGATCAGAGGCAGGAGGATGAG ATCTTTGCCTTGGAGGCCATTTTTGGAGACAATGTAGTCATTTTCAATAAGAAGGGAGGCCAACGGTCTTTCCAG GTTCATGTTTATATTGAGATCCCAGATGGTATCGATGTATCGGCAAGGCTCGGTTATGGTTCTGGATCACTGAAATATGGAGCAGGCCATGATACTGATGCCTCTGATAATCTCGTGTACAAGTTTAGAGTTGAGCACTTGCCGCCAATCCTGCTAACGTGCCTTCTGCCTTCACCATACCCTAGTCATCAGCCTCCTCTTTTCACTATCTCAGCAGAGTGGATGAACAAAATGATGGTTTCATCACTATGCCAAATGCTGGACACAGTTTGGGAGGAGCAAAAGGGCGTGGAAGTAACATATCAGTGGGCACAATGGCTCCAAAGCTCTTCCCTATCTCACTTAGGGTTTGCTAGTGAGATAGTTTTAAGCAGTGATTCAGCGTATGATCATGAGTGTGGAGATAAGCGTGCTCTTTCACATAATGCTGCACCCGATGTTATAATTCCTAGGATGATGAGATGGAATGATGATAAGTGCCATGAAGCCTTTTTACGTGCTATCCATGACTGCATGATTTGTTTCAGCGAGTTTCCTG GAACTGATTTCGTCAAACTTCCATGCCATCATTTCTTCTGCTTGAAATGCATGCAAACATATTGTAAAATGCATGTCAAGGAAGGAACTGTGGTGAAGTTGCTATGTCCTGATACAAAATGTGGAGTTGTTGTTCCTCCTAATATATTGAAAAGGCTTCTTGGGGAAGAAGAATTTGAACGTTGGGAAGGATTGCTACTTCGGAGAACTCTTGACTCCATGAGTGATGTAGTCTACTGTCCGAGATGTGAAACTGCTTGCTTGGAGGATGGAGATAATGAAGCTGTGTGTTCAAGTTGTTTATTCAGCTTCTGCACGCTTTGTAGAGACCGCCGTCATGTTGGGGACAAATGTATGTCGCCTGAAGAAAAACTACTTATTTTGGAG AAACGCCAAGAAGCAGGAAAATTACAGGGAGATCAGCATAAGTTTCTGGAGGAACTACGCAGCATCAAGGCAATTATGAAGGACTCAAAAATGTGCCCGCGGTGCAAGATGGCTATCCATAAGATAGAAGGATGCAATAAGATGTCATGTAGTAATTGTGGCCAGTACTTCTGCTACCAATGTAACAGTGCAATTGAAGGTTATGAACATTTCAG GGGTTCATGTAAGCTTTTCCCTCAGGAAGAGCTTGATAGATGGAACATGCAAATGAATCCGAGGGTCCAGCGTCAAAATGTTGCACAAGTGCAAGCTGAAATGTTTCGGCAATTTGCTCATCCATGCCCTACTTGCCGGCAACCATGTCCGAAG ATGGGAAACAACAACCACGTCTTCTGTTGGGCATGCCAGAAGCACTTCTGTGCACTGTGCCGGAAAACTGTCCACAAGACCTCACAGCATTTTGGTCCAAAAGGATGCAAACAGCATACTGCAGATCCCTGA
- the LOC127771792 gene encoding uncharacterized protein LOC127771792 isoform X2 → MMELPVDLRQSEEMPYSYAMPAFRPMLVKFYDLIFALEAIFGDNVVIFNKKGGQRSFQVHVYIEIPDGIDVSARLGYGSGSLKYGAGHDTDASDNLVYKFRVEHLPPILLTCLLPSPYPSHQPPLFTISAEWMNKMMVSSLCQMLDTVWEEQKGVEVTYQWAQWLQSSSLSHLGFASEIVLSSDSAYDHECGDKRALSHNAAPDVIIPRMMRWNDDKCHEAFLRAIHDCMICFSEFPGTDFVKLPCHHFFCLKCMQTYCKMHVKEGTVVKLLCPDTKCGVVVPPNILKRLLGEEEFERWEGLLLRRTLDSMSDVVYCPRCETACLEDGDNEAVCSSCLFSFCTLCRDRRHVGDKCMSPEEKLLILEKRQEAGKLQGDQHKFLEELRSIKAIMKDSKMCPRCKMAIHKIEGCNKMSCSNCGQYFCYQCNSAIEGYEHFRGSCKLFPQEELDRWNMQMNPRVQRQNVAQVQAEMFRQFAHPCPTCRQPCPKMGNNNHVFCWACQKHFCALCRKTVHKTSQHFGPKGCKQHTADP, encoded by the exons ATGATGGAATTACCTGTGGACCTGAGGCAAAGCGAAGAGATGCCATATAGCTATGCCATGCCTGCATTTAGGCCAATGTTAGTAAAATTTTATGATCTG ATCTTTGCCTTGGAGGCCATTTTTGGAGACAATGTAGTCATTTTCAATAAGAAGGGAGGCCAACGGTCTTTCCAG GTTCATGTTTATATTGAGATCCCAGATGGTATCGATGTATCGGCAAGGCTCGGTTATGGTTCTGGATCACTGAAATATGGAGCAGGCCATGATACTGATGCCTCTGATAATCTCGTGTACAAGTTTAGAGTTGAGCACTTGCCGCCAATCCTGCTAACGTGCCTTCTGCCTTCACCATACCCTAGTCATCAGCCTCCTCTTTTCACTATCTCAGCAGAGTGGATGAACAAAATGATGGTTTCATCACTATGCCAAATGCTGGACACAGTTTGGGAGGAGCAAAAGGGCGTGGAAGTAACATATCAGTGGGCACAATGGCTCCAAAGCTCTTCCCTATCTCACTTAGGGTTTGCTAGTGAGATAGTTTTAAGCAGTGATTCAGCGTATGATCATGAGTGTGGAGATAAGCGTGCTCTTTCACATAATGCTGCACCCGATGTTATAATTCCTAGGATGATGAGATGGAATGATGATAAGTGCCATGAAGCCTTTTTACGTGCTATCCATGACTGCATGATTTGTTTCAGCGAGTTTCCTG GAACTGATTTCGTCAAACTTCCATGCCATCATTTCTTCTGCTTGAAATGCATGCAAACATATTGTAAAATGCATGTCAAGGAAGGAACTGTGGTGAAGTTGCTATGTCCTGATACAAAATGTGGAGTTGTTGTTCCTCCTAATATATTGAAAAGGCTTCTTGGGGAAGAAGAATTTGAACGTTGGGAAGGATTGCTACTTCGGAGAACTCTTGACTCCATGAGTGATGTAGTCTACTGTCCGAGATGTGAAACTGCTTGCTTGGAGGATGGAGATAATGAAGCTGTGTGTTCAAGTTGTTTATTCAGCTTCTGCACGCTTTGTAGAGACCGCCGTCATGTTGGGGACAAATGTATGTCGCCTGAAGAAAAACTACTTATTTTGGAG AAACGCCAAGAAGCAGGAAAATTACAGGGAGATCAGCATAAGTTTCTGGAGGAACTACGCAGCATCAAGGCAATTATGAAGGACTCAAAAATGTGCCCGCGGTGCAAGATGGCTATCCATAAGATAGAAGGATGCAATAAGATGTCATGTAGTAATTGTGGCCAGTACTTCTGCTACCAATGTAACAGTGCAATTGAAGGTTATGAACATTTCAG GGGTTCATGTAAGCTTTTCCCTCAGGAAGAGCTTGATAGATGGAACATGCAAATGAATCCGAGGGTCCAGCGTCAAAATGTTGCACAAGTGCAAGCTGAAATGTTTCGGCAATTTGCTCATCCATGCCCTACTTGCCGGCAACCATGTCCGAAG ATGGGAAACAACAACCACGTCTTCTGTTGGGCATGCCAGAAGCACTTCTGTGCACTGTGCCGGAAAACTGTCCACAAGACCTCACAGCATTTTGGTCCAAAAGGATGCAAACAGCATACTGCAGATCCCTGA
- the LOC127769403 gene encoding uncharacterized protein LOC127769403 encodes MESPRHDDESHGGAAATALLHEMLLRARRDGEEPELSDEQLRSNDQLQEDEMLALEAIYGDNISILSAKDGLRCFQVHVHCEIPDGISVSAELSRDDNRDQNSRFFDTFSVQHLAPISFTCLMPPSYPSHHAPYFTLSSQWLDTVKVSSLCLMLDTIWSQQLGLEVVYGWVQWLQSSALSHLGFNDGIVIQQPDSMMGPVDVRVVADIVSVESAVQWLISYNEEQCHESFLIGLHDCMICFTERAGIDFNKLPCGHYFCQRCMETYSRMHVAEGTVLKLLCPNDKWGGIIPPSLLKRMLGDKDFERWERLTLQKTLDSMSDVAYCPRCVTACLEDEENNAQCSKCFFSFCTRCRYLRHIGERCISPEEKLLSLQDRNKVRQLSKGNFARSINLANEISGIKEVLRSSILCPHCGTAISRVSGCDHMLCSNCRQPFCYACGKPLHRGHSSEQCRIDQENSAGETLKVNPSSLITEMKKELVEERSRQHPCPTCRQLNPKMGNNNHIFCWACQVHYCALCRMVVRKSSEHYGPRGCKQHSVDP; translated from the exons ATGGAGAGCCCCCGGCATGACGACGAGTCCCACGGAggggccgcggcgacggcgctgctGCACGAGATGCTGCTCCGGGCTCGCCGGGATGGGGAGGAGCCGGAGCTGTCGGACGAGCAGCTGCGCTCCAACGACCAGCTCCAGGAAGACGAG ATGCTGGCACTAGAGGCAATTTATGGAgacaatataagcattttaagTGCAAAGGATGGACTACGTTGTTTCCAG GTCCATGTGCACTGCGAAATTCCTGATGGCATCAGTGTATCCGCAGAGCTATCTCGGGATGATAATCGTGACCAGAACAGTCGATTCTTTGACACATTCAGCGTCCAGCACTTGGCTCCAATTTCATTCACATGCCTTATGCCTCCATCATACCCAAGCCATCATGCTCCGTACTTTACTCTCAGTTCACAGTGGTTGGACACTGTGAAAGTTTCCTCCCTTTGCCTCATGCTGGACACAATCTGGTCACAACAACTTGGACTGGAAGTAGTTTATGGGTGGGTGCAATGGCTGCAGAGCTCTGCACTTTCTCATCTTGGTTTTAATGATGGTATAGTCATACAACAGCCTGATAGTATGATGGGTCCTGTGGATGTTCGTGTTGTTGCAGATATTGTGTCCGTAGAATCTGCTGTTCAATGGTTAATCAGCTACAATGAGGAGCAATGCCATGAATCTTTTCTAATTGGCCTTCATGACTGCATGATTTGTTTCACGGAGCGTGCAG GTATTGACTTCAATAAACTTCCATGCGGGCATTACTTTTGTCAGAGGTGCATGGAAACGTACTCAAGGATGCATGTCGCAGAAGGAACAGTGCTGAAATTGCTGTGTCCTAATGACAAGTGGGGGGGCATTATTCCTCCAAGTCTACTAAAGAGGATGCTAGGAGACAAAGATTTTGAACGATGGGAAAGATTGACACTTCAGAAGACTCTAGACTCAATGTCAGACGTGGCTTACTGTCCAAGATGTGTAACAGCTTGCCTGGAAGACGAGGAGAACAACGCCCAGTGCTCCAAGTGCTTCTTCAGCTTCTGCACCCGCTGCAGATACCTTCGTCATATAGGAGAGAGATGCATTAGTCCAGAAGAAAAACTTCTTTCCTTACAG GATCGCAATAAGGTGCGTCAGTTAAGCAAAGGAAACTTTGCCAGGAGTATTAACTTGGCGAATGAGATATCCGGCATCAAGGAAGTGCTTCGTTCTTCTATTCTGTGTCCACATTGTGGAACTGCCATCTCACGAGTATCAGGCTGCGACCACATGTTATGCAGTAACTGTAGGCAACCGTTCTGCTATGCCTGTGGCAAGCCACTGCATCGTGGCCATTCAAG TGAACAGTGCAGAATTGATCAGGAGAATTCGGCAGGAGAAACACTGAAGGTGAATCCAAGTAGTTTGATCACAGAGATGAAGAAAGAACTGGTAGAGGAACGATCAAGACAGCATCCGTGCCCGACTTGTCGCCAACTAAATCCCAAG ATGGGAAATAACAACCATATCTTCTGCTGGGCATGCCAAGTTCATTACTGTGCGCTGTGCCGCATGGTGGTGCGGAAGAGCTCGGAGCATTATGGTCCCCGTGGATGCAAGCAGCACAGTGTCGACCCCTAG
- the LOC127769740 gene encoding uncharacterized protein LOC127769740 — MKKPTRQMVPALAILALSVAGLAVAAAAAPPTRRGQEVHLFEATVRVADDGVEDPDEYNYRLLATVLGSVEAAQSVTYETYPGTFSAFLTNNQARRLSKVPGVLEVRQRDDPVPTDGQ; from the exons ATGAAGAAACCCACACGCCAAATGGTGCCAGCCCTCGCCATCCTGGCTCTCTCCGTCGCCggactcgccgtcgccgccgccgcggcgccgcccaccCGGAGAGGGCAGGAGGTCCACCTGTTCGAGGCCACGGTGcgcgtcgccgacgacggcgtggaAGATCCCGACGAGTACAACTACCGGTTGCTCGCCACCGTGCTCGGCAG CGTCGAGGCAGCTCAGAGCGTCACGTATGAGACTTACCCTGGGACATTCAGTGCGTTCCTCACGAACAACCAGGCCCGGAGATTGTCCA AAGTACCGGGGGTGCTGGAAGTTAGGCAAAGGGACGATCCTGTGCCTACGGATGGACAGTGA